The following proteins come from a genomic window of Fontisubflavum oceani:
- a CDS encoding EF-hand domain-containing protein yields the protein MTFPQIQQANGRRTFALWLGALALVMGLVAASYAMGQGSSLDTDGDGLVSYTELLMAMPDMTETDFATLDADESGALDADELNAAQEAGIIPAG from the coding sequence ATGACCTTTCCCCAAATCCAACAGGCCAATGGCCGCCGCACATTTGCCCTCTGGCTCGGCGCTCTGGCGCTTGTCATGGGTCTCGTTGCCGCAAGCTATGCGATGGGCCAAGGCTCTTCGCTGGATACCGATGGCGACGGGCTGGTCTCGTATACCGAGCTTCTGATGGCCATGCCTGATATGACCGAGACCGATTTCGCCACGCTGGACGCGGACGAAAGCGGCGCTCTGGACGCCGATGAACTGAATGCGGCGCAAGAGGCAGGCATCATTCCCGCCGGTTAA
- the ilvN gene encoding acetolactate synthase small subunit: MSPLKIEKGASSHSAYDLRSHMSEEIETHTLAVLVTNEAGVLARVIGLFSGRGYNIDSLTVAEVDHEGHRSRITIVTSGTPQVINQIKMQLERMVPVHEVADLSVEGAFVSRELALIKVMGKGEARVEALRIAEIFRANVVDSTLESFVFEITGTPDKIDAFCDLMRPLGDVRLARTGVAAIARGV, from the coding sequence ATGTCCCCGCTCAAAATCGAAAAAGGCGCCTCGAGCCATTCTGCCTATGACCTTCGCAGTCATATGTCGGAAGAGATTGAGACCCACACGCTGGCCGTGCTGGTCACCAACGAGGCGGGCGTCCTTGCCCGCGTCATCGGGCTCTTCTCCGGCCGCGGCTATAACATCGACAGCCTTACCGTGGCCGAGGTCGATCATGAGGGCCATCGGAGCCGGATCACGATCGTGACCTCGGGCACACCGCAGGTGATCAACCAGATCAAGATGCAGCTTGAGCGCATGGTGCCGGTGCACGAAGTGGCGGACCTTTCGGTCGAAGGGGCATTTGTCAGCCGCGAATTGGCGCTGATCAAAGTCATGGGCAAAGGCGAGGCCCGGGTCGAAGCGCTCAGGATCGCCGAGATTTTCCGCGCCAATGTGGTGGATTCGACGCTTGAAAGCTTCGTCTTCGAGATCACTGGGACACCAGACAAGATCGACGCGTTTTGCGATCTGATGCGCCCCTTGGGCGATGTCCGTCTGGCTCGGACCGGCGTGGCCGCCATCGCCCGCGGCGTCTGA
- a CDS encoding carcinine hydrolase/isopenicillin-N N-acyltransferase family protein produces the protein MVNHLGGLSFMRRITWLGAAIWLFGLSSLALACSTVALGRDADLRIVYSYDQSDSGAGILLLNPAGAERRSIMGAAGHVWTARFGSVTFNQFGPGMPTAGQNTEGLVVTLMWNDAVVYGGPPTRPIVNELEFIQLLLDSAATVEEALTLLDQVAIVGMVPIHFFMADARGDMAILTPRDSGIDIHRGHEMPIPALTNTSYDDLLNEITVFDGFGGNRPIPHGSHSAVPSSLERFAIGAIAARAQSGPVDDTTAIRLLQDLANPVTQWQIVFSPRAGEIHYRLIGETRLNLVDLNEADLTCQNLPMHLHLAAPVTPAPLSHELLTAQLQEVLTFFPETSGISPEAAPEMANAQLAAMMCPE, from the coding sequence ATGGTCAATCATTTAGGTGGTCTGTCGTTCATGCGTCGGATCACATGGCTTGGCGCCGCAATCTGGCTGTTCGGACTCTCATCACTGGCATTGGCCTGTTCAACCGTCGCCCTTGGACGCGATGCCGATCTGCGCATTGTTTATAGCTACGACCAGTCGGACAGCGGCGCGGGCATCCTTCTTCTCAACCCCGCTGGTGCCGAGCGTCGCTCAATCATGGGTGCTGCTGGCCACGTCTGGACCGCTCGCTTCGGCAGCGTGACGTTCAATCAGTTTGGGCCGGGCATGCCGACCGCCGGCCAGAACACCGAAGGCCTGGTCGTCACGCTGATGTGGAATGACGCGGTCGTGTATGGCGGGCCGCCGACCCGGCCAATCGTCAATGAATTGGAGTTCATTCAGCTGTTGCTGGACAGCGCGGCAACTGTGGAGGAGGCGCTCACGCTATTGGACCAGGTTGCCATTGTCGGGATGGTTCCGATTCACTTCTTTATGGCCGATGCCCGTGGCGACATGGCGATCCTGACGCCGCGCGACTCTGGCATAGACATACATCGCGGCCACGAGATGCCGATCCCTGCCCTGACCAATACAAGCTATGACGACCTGCTCAATGAGATCACCGTGTTTGACGGGTTTGGTGGCAACCGCCCGATCCCGCACGGATCGCACTCTGCCGTCCCGTCCAGCCTGGAACGTTTTGCCATCGGCGCAATCGCGGCGCGGGCACAAAGCGGGCCAGTTGATGATACAACTGCCATCCGCCTGCTGCAGGATCTCGCCAACCCAGTGACTCAATGGCAGATCGTGTTCTCGCCCCGCGCCGGTGAGATCCACTATCGCCTGATTGGCGAGACCCGTCTCAATCTGGTCGATCTGAATGAGGCGGATCTGACCTGCCAAAACCTTCCGATGCATTTGCACCTCGCCGCCCCGGTCACCCCGGCCCCGCTTTCGCATGAGCTGCTTACGGCGCAGCTCCAAGAGGTCCTGACTTTCTTCCCTGAAACAAGCGGGATCAGCCCGGAAGCCGCCCCAGAGATGGCAAACGCGCAATTGGCCGCGATGATGTGCCCGGAGTAA
- a CDS encoding TRAP transporter substrate-binding protein, translating to MDRRSFLRTSALGGAAAASTTLAAPAYAQGNRTLTLVTSVPDGFAIFDDAAQMAADRITAMTDGALTINKMPAGSLVGAFEVFDAVSSGQADMYHSADYYFLNQHPAFAFFTSVPFGMTGQEMANWYYHRGGHDLHNELASLFNLKSFMCGSTAMQPGGWFNTEITSAEDLQGLRFRMPGQGGQVLGRLGASVQNIPGGEIYQALASGQIDGAEWIGPYADERMGFQEVTNTYYTSGFHEPGSALTLSFNLEVWESLTDQQKEIVDTACRAVYSDNLALSLAENGAALARLQAEGVQVREFPEDVWDAFGRAAAEVREENMGDPIYAQIAESYFSSMAESATWFELGDGEYMRQRNRVNAA from the coding sequence ATGGATCGTCGTTCTTTTCTGAGAACGTCTGCACTCGGTGGCGCAGCAGCGGCATCGACAACGCTGGCCGCACCGGCTTACGCGCAAGGTAACCGTACGCTGACGCTTGTGACGTCTGTTCCAGATGGGTTTGCCATCTTTGACGACGCGGCACAGATGGCTGCGGATCGCATCACTGCGATGACCGATGGCGCCCTAACCATCAACAAAATGCCGGCTGGCAGCTTGGTGGGCGCATTCGAAGTGTTCGACGCCGTGTCGTCCGGCCAGGCCGACATGTATCACTCGGCCGATTACTACTTCCTGAACCAGCACCCGGCCTTCGCCTTCTTCACCTCGGTGCCGTTTGGCATGACCGGTCAGGAAATGGCAAACTGGTATTACCACCGCGGTGGTCATGACCTGCACAACGAACTGGCCAGCCTGTTCAACCTGAAATCTTTCATGTGCGGCTCGACCGCGATGCAGCCCGGTGGCTGGTTCAACACCGAGATCACCTCGGCAGAAGACCTGCAGGGCCTGCGTTTCCGGATGCCCGGTCAGGGTGGTCAGGTGCTCGGTCGCCTTGGTGCTTCGGTTCAGAACATCCCCGGCGGTGAGATCTATCAGGCGCTGGCCTCGGGTCAGATCGACGGTGCCGAATGGATCGGGCCCTACGCGGATGAGCGGATGGGCTTCCAGGAGGTGACTAACACCTACTACACCTCGGGCTTCCACGAGCCGGGTTCGGCTCTGACCCTGTCCTTCAACCTCGAGGTTTGGGAATCGCTGACCGACCAGCAGAAAGAGATCGTGGATACGGCATGCCGTGCGGTCTATTCCGACAACCTCGCGCTGTCGCTTGCTGAAAACGGTGCAGCCTTGGCCCGTTTGCAGGCTGAGGGTGTCCAGGTTCGCGAATTCCCCGAGGATGTATGGGATGCCTTTGGTCGCGCCGCTGCGGAAGTGCGTGAGGAGAACATGGGTGATCCGATCTACGCACAGATCGCAGAGAGCTATTTCAGCTCGATGGCAGAATCGGCAACCTGGTTTGAACTCGGTGACGGCGAATACATGCGCCAGCGCAACCGGGTGAACGCGGCCTGA
- a CDS encoding TRAP transporter small permease subunit → MIDFILWVLQNIALAPYNLAIAIANPGDWLNWSNPEAVMRFIYYGASVEFFFVVFTTFLVLSALGMFWKRSILWGCVRGLEAFANGVGRFAAWAGLLMVLQQVMIVFLQRIFRVAEIQLGPLGTAFSQDLSWWGEELKLYNALVVCLCVSYTFVQGGHVRVDLVYSAVRHGTRRVIDMFGCLFFMIPAITITYLYAWFFMWRHLMTPTVTATSDIDRMLMQSRIFRWNVETIGFSPNGFNAYFLFKVLIVAFCVLVFLQAIAFFWRSYLEWVEGEESAGKYLDRDRTGDEAEDLEHAIHSGST, encoded by the coding sequence ATGATCGATTTCATTTTATGGGTGCTGCAGAATATTGCGTTAGCGCCTTATAATCTCGCCATTGCCATCGCCAATCCAGGAGATTGGTTGAACTGGAGCAACCCCGAAGCGGTGATGCGCTTCATCTATTATGGGGCCTCGGTCGAGTTCTTCTTTGTCGTGTTCACCACCTTCTTGGTGCTCTCCGCGCTTGGCATGTTTTGGAAACGGTCGATCCTCTGGGGATGTGTCCGGGGTCTGGAAGCCTTTGCCAATGGCGTCGGACGCTTCGCCGCCTGGGCGGGCCTTTTGATGGTGCTGCAGCAAGTGATGATCGTGTTTCTGCAGCGGATCTTCCGCGTCGCGGAAATTCAGCTCGGGCCATTGGGCACGGCCTTCAGCCAAGATCTGAGCTGGTGGGGCGAAGAGCTGAAACTCTATAACGCGCTCGTTGTCTGCCTGTGTGTGTCCTACACCTTTGTGCAGGGCGGCCATGTCCGGGTCGATCTGGTCTATTCGGCGGTGCGGCACGGGACCCGGCGCGTGATCGACATGTTCGGTTGCTTGTTCTTCATGATACCAGCGATCACCATCACGTATCTCTATGCTTGGTTCTTTATGTGGCGGCACCTGATGACGCCGACCGTGACGGCGACCAGCGACATCGACCGGATGTTGATGCAGTCGCGCATTTTCCGCTGGAACGTGGAAACCATCGGTTTTAGCCCGAACGGCTTCAACGCGTATTTCTTGTTCAAAGTCCTGATTGTCGCCTTCTGCGTTCTCGTCTTCCTTCAGGCCATCGCGTTCTTCTGGCGCTCCTACCTGGAATGGGTCGAGGGCGAGGAAAGTGCGGGCAAATATCTGGACCGCGACAGAACCGGCGACGAGGCCGAAGATTTGGAACACGCCATTCACTCGGGCTCGACCTGA
- a CDS encoding TRAP transporter large permease, protein MLFGLDGVEVGLIIVFLTLFAGIMTGFPVAFAIGGAGVISFAIIAALDSAGLLIHEAIDTSSAEYAALVAEGVVRESISVFRYPELPRIEEALFIGGWEQAMDRNISFIVNRMNERVIAGQSIETLLAVLMFVLMGITLERSKIAEDLLTSMARVFGPLPGGLAVSIVIVGAFLAASTGIVGATVVTMGLLALPTMLRNNYSPELATGVIAASGTLGQIIPPSIVIVLLGTLVGDLYATGQETRAQLAGCSDALTYLGEPAVLSVGTLFQAALLPGIFLAGLYGAYAFGFAMLNPSKAPAVQIEGQANGAVRTRSEALTWFLIAPIGLIGAVVLAGSVGLVGNQDIRVSDYGESSQGASLRTNVSEQCQGAMIELHGQEAWDLAVAERAALGAAADGGAGEQLSEEERAAALVEALANAAPIGLGVAILFVLLSLILIIARGVSPSDDPRPLLIGGGGVLLAILADILFIGPQTSPGGTFMILAIPMAITLYGCRSALGRLAQNELLRVVFPPLVLIVAVLGSILGGITNPTPAAALGAAGAIMLAAYRKLKEENGKSKIVIWASFAVVIMILLGVNFDLRITRETVPFEDWVAYIAAQFAYHFAFFGLLFSCWVLFRSNILSPVVRETAKVTSMVFTILIGSQLLNLVLISFGGEHYIQQFLRSFDNEMIVFLVVMLILFILGFVLDFLEIIYIVIPIVGPVIYGGTLDPKWVTIMIAVNLQTSFLTPPFGFALFYLRGVAPKSVTTGNIYRGVIPFVGIQVVGLGLLWLFPGIVTIVPDLLP, encoded by the coding sequence ATGCTTTTCGGATTGGATGGGGTCGAGGTTGGCCTGATCATTGTGTTCCTGACGCTGTTTGCGGGAATCATGACCGGGTTTCCGGTGGCCTTTGCCATCGGCGGCGCTGGCGTCATCTCATTTGCGATCATCGCGGCGCTCGACAGCGCCGGCTTGCTGATCCACGAGGCGATCGACACCAGTTCGGCGGAATATGCCGCGTTGGTGGCCGAAGGGGTGGTGCGCGAATCCATATCGGTCTTCCGATACCCAGAATTGCCACGGATCGAAGAGGCGCTCTTCATCGGCGGTTGGGAACAGGCGATGGACCGCAATATCTCGTTCATCGTCAACCGGATGAACGAACGCGTCATCGCGGGCCAGTCGATCGAAACCCTTCTGGCGGTTCTGATGTTCGTTCTGATGGGCATCACGCTTGAGCGGTCCAAAATCGCCGAAGACCTTCTGACCAGCATGGCGCGCGTCTTTGGCCCGCTGCCGGGCGGTTTGGCGGTGTCGATTGTGATCGTGGGCGCCTTCCTGGCCGCCTCGACCGGGATTGTTGGCGCCACCGTGGTGACGATGGGTCTGCTGGCATTGCCGACGATGTTGCGCAACAACTACTCGCCCGAACTGGCCACGGGCGTGATTGCCGCCTCGGGCACCTTGGGGCAGATCATTCCACCCTCGATTGTGATCGTTCTTTTGGGAACGCTGGTGGGCGATCTCTATGCCACCGGGCAAGAAACCCGGGCGCAGCTTGCGGGCTGTTCCGATGCGTTGACCTATTTGGGCGAACCGGCGGTTCTCTCGGTTGGTACGCTGTTCCAGGCGGCGTTGCTGCCGGGGATCTTCTTGGCGGGGCTTTACGGAGCGTATGCGTTCGGCTTCGCGATGTTGAACCCATCTAAGGCACCGGCTGTGCAGATTGAAGGCCAGGCCAATGGTGCCGTCCGCACACGTTCTGAGGCGTTGACCTGGTTCCTCATTGCTCCGATTGGCTTGATCGGCGCGGTTGTGTTGGCGGGCAGTGTCGGGCTTGTCGGCAATCAGGACATTCGCGTGTCCGATTATGGAGAATCGAGCCAGGGCGCGAGCCTCCGAACCAATGTGTCCGAGCAGTGCCAAGGCGCGATGATCGAGTTGCATGGCCAAGAGGCCTGGGATCTGGCCGTTGCCGAGCGGGCCGCTTTGGGTGCGGCCGCCGATGGCGGCGCAGGCGAGCAGCTTAGCGAGGAAGAACGCGCGGCGGCCTTGGTCGAGGCGCTGGCGAATGCGGCCCCGATTGGTCTGGGCGTCGCTATCCTCTTCGTGCTTCTGTCGCTGATCCTGATCATCGCGCGCGGGGTGTCGCCAAGCGACGATCCGCGCCCGCTACTCATTGGCGGCGGTGGCGTCCTTCTGGCGATCTTGGCGGATATTCTGTTCATCGGCCCGCAGACCAGCCCCGGTGGCACCTTCATGATCCTCGCGATCCCGATGGCGATCACGCTTTATGGCTGCCGATCTGCCTTGGGGCGCTTGGCACAGAATGAACTTCTGCGCGTGGTCTTCCCGCCGCTGGTTCTGATCGTTGCGGTGCTTGGCTCGATCCTCGGTGGCATCACCAATCCAACCCCGGCGGCGGCTCTGGGTGCCGCAGGGGCGATCATGCTTGCAGCCTATCGCAAGCTGAAAGAGGAAAACGGTAAATCCAAGATCGTGATCTGGGCCTCCTTCGCGGTGGTGATCATGATCCTTCTTGGGGTGAATTTCGACCTTCGGATCACCCGCGAAACCGTGCCGTTTGAGGATTGGGTGGCCTATATCGCGGCGCAGTTCGCCTATCACTTCGCCTTCTTCGGTCTGCTCTTCTCCTGTTGGGTGCTGTTCCGCTCGAACATTCTCAGCCCGGTGGTGCGAGAGACCGCGAAAGTGACTTCGATGGTCTTTACGATCTTGATCGGGTCGCAGCTTCTGAACCTGGTGCTGATCTCCTTCGGCGGCGAGCATTACATTCAGCAGTTCCTGCGGAGCTTCGACAATGAGATGATCGTGTTCCTGGTGGTGATGCTGATCCTTTTCATCCTGGGCTTCGTGTTGGACTTCCTGGAGATCATCTACATCGTGATCCCGATTGTGGGGCCGGTAATCTATGGCGGTACGCTTGATCCGAAATGGGTGACGATCATGATCGCGGTGAACTTGCAGACCTCGTTCCTGACACCCCCGTTCGGCTTTGCGCTCTTCTATCTCAGGGGGGTCGCGCCGAAATCGGTGACGACGGGGAATATCTATCGCGGTGTGATCCCGTTCGTGGGTATCCAAGTGGTTGGTCTCGGGCTGCTCTGGCTCTTCCCGGGGATCGTTACCATCGTGCCGGACCTGCTGCCGTAA
- a CDS encoding arginyltransferase has protein sequence MRHTLPIAPQFYVTAPQACPYLDGRRERKLFTALQGEHAGKLNDALSKQGFRRSQNVLYRPSCADCSACLSARIRVADFEPSKSQRRAIRRNAHLARTARSPWATEEQYALFRDYLDSRHADGGMADMDVFEFAAMIEETPVRSRVVEYRNRDTEDLTAVCLTDVLDDGLSLVYSFFRPDLPAQSLGTYVILDHVEIAREAGLPYVYLGYWVPGSAKMGYKAKFSGVEIYINGAWQDLGDPEQYSDQTHPLSVDPIAHQVAEITLPDIRAPSAID, from the coding sequence ATGCGCCACACCCTTCCGATTGCGCCCCAATTCTACGTCACTGCCCCGCAGGCCTGCCCGTATCTCGACGGGCGGCGGGAGCGGAAGCTGTTCACCGCTTTGCAAGGTGAACATGCGGGCAAACTGAATGATGCGCTGTCGAAGCAAGGCTTTCGCCGCTCGCAGAATGTGCTTTACCGCCCGTCCTGCGCCGATTGTTCCGCCTGCCTCTCCGCGCGCATTCGCGTAGCCGATTTCGAGCCGTCGAAAAGCCAACGCCGTGCGATCCGGCGCAACGCCCACTTGGCCCGCACCGCGCGCTCGCCCTGGGCCACCGAAGAGCAATACGCGCTTTTCCGCGATTACCTCGACAGTCGCCATGCCGATGGCGGCATGGCCGATATGGATGTGTTCGAGTTTGCCGCGATGATCGAGGAAACCCCGGTCCGCTCCCGCGTTGTGGAGTACCGCAACCGCGACACCGAAGATTTGACCGCCGTTTGCCTGACTGATGTGCTCGATGACGGGCTGAGCCTGGTTTACAGCTTCTTCCGCCCCGACCTGCCCGCGCAGTCGCTTGGCACCTATGTGATCCTCGATCATGTGGAAATCGCCCGTGAGGCGGGGCTGCCTTATGTCTATCTCGGCTATTGGGTGCCGGGCTCGGCCAAGATGGGCTATAAGGCGAAATTCTCCGGTGTCGAAATCTATATCAACGGGGCCTGGCAGGATTTGGGCGATCCGGAGCAGTATTCGGATCAGACCCATCCACTCTCGGTTGATCCGATTGCCCATCAAGTGGCCGAGATCACCCTGCCCGATATCCGGGCACCCTCGGCGATCGACTGA
- a CDS encoding RDD family protein yields MTSRLPDPHYQAVFYSGVPAKRFFAWLIDVVIITLITVMLGLVTLTLVFWIWPLVYLIVSFLYRSATIAGGSATIGMRIMNIQLRGSTGARLSGGEAIIHTLAYLTCAAFAIPQLISLVLIVIGDKHQGLHDLLIGSAMINRPR; encoded by the coding sequence ATGACCTCCCGTTTACCCGACCCGCATTATCAGGCCGTGTTTTACAGCGGCGTCCCGGCCAAGCGGTTCTTTGCCTGGTTGATCGACGTGGTGATCATCACCCTCATTACAGTCATGCTCGGCCTGGTCACGCTGACCCTTGTTTTCTGGATCTGGCCGTTGGTGTATCTGATCGTCAGCTTCCTCTATCGCAGCGCCACCATCGCTGGCGGATCCGCCACGATTGGGATGCGGATCATGAACATCCAACTCCGTGGATCGACCGGCGCGCGCCTTTCCGGCGGCGAGGCGATCATTCACACCCTGGCCTATCTCACCTGTGCCGCCTTCGCGATCCCGCAACTGATCTCACTGGTGCTGATCGTGATCGGCGACAAGCACCAAGGTTTGCATGATCTTTTGATAGGATCGGCGATGATCAACCGCCCGCGCTAA
- a CDS encoding DUF2852 domain-containing protein has translation MTTDSEHSFDQDHHQDRGSTLIPLPVQILTIIFYAGFAISVSIVAMALFGIIGVVLAALFAWQWGRLPALNGRNTPPQPIEWLRPSVPEPGPKTSGNASFDAYRDALMQRLEKEQTDFEGFLTRLREAKDKSEFDRFLDDRATARREAREAGATTPA, from the coding sequence ATGACGACCGACAGTGAGCACAGCTTCGACCAAGACCACCACCAGGACCGCGGATCGACGCTGATCCCCCTTCCCGTCCAAATCCTCACCATCATCTTTTATGCCGGTTTCGCGATCTCCGTCTCCATCGTCGCAATGGCGCTGTTTGGCATCATCGGCGTTGTCCTGGCCGCGCTCTTTGCCTGGCAATGGGGCCGCCTCCCGGCGCTCAATGGCCGGAACACGCCGCCGCAACCAATCGAATGGTTGCGCCCAAGCGTGCCTGAACCCGGTCCGAAAACCAGCGGCAATGCCAGTTTCGATGCCTATCGCGACGCGCTGATGCAACGGCTTGAGAAGGAACAGACCGATTTCGAAGGCTTCCTGACCCGACTGCGCGAGGCAAAAGACAAATCCGAATTTGACCGGTTCCTCGACGACCGTGCCACGGCACGTCGCGAGGCGCGGGAGGCTGGTGCCACAACTCCGGCCTAA
- a CDS encoding DUF2852 domain-containing protein, with product MTTTTAAPVETAQGWLSRSEAWLDSKGKGAWIAFMVLGFIFFWPIGLALLFYMIWSKRMFNGSCKSRRHAHMHGNKFRSSGNTAFDSYKADTLRRLEEEQSAFEEFLQRLRDAKDKAEFDQFMEDRSKAKPVENGEPTEA from the coding sequence ATGACCACCACCACCGCCGCCCCTGTCGAAACCGCCCAAGGCTGGCTTTCGCGATCCGAGGCATGGCTAGACAGCAAAGGCAAAGGCGCTTGGATCGCCTTCATGGTCCTTGGCTTTATCTTCTTCTGGCCGATCGGCCTCGCCCTTCTGTTCTATATGATCTGGAGCAAACGCATGTTCAACGGTTCCTGCAAATCCCGCCGCCACGCCCATATGCACGGGAATAAGTTCCGCAGCTCGGGCAACACCGCCTTCGACAGCTACAAAGCGGACACGCTGCGCCGGTTGGAAGAAGAGCAGAGCGCCTTTGAAGAGTTCCTGCAGCGCCTGCGCGATGCCAAGGACAAGGCCGAGTTCGACCAGTTCATGGAAGACCGGTCCAAGGCGAAGCCGGTTGAAAACGGCGAGCCGACAGAAGCCTGA
- a CDS encoding ArsR/SmtB family transcription factor yields MQLDRTFSALSDPTRRAILARLAEGEATVTQLMALSEISQPAVSRHLKVLQEAGLIGTRVAGQSRPRVLKAEALTPARDWLEETRAAFEQNYARLDGLLAELQGKGEAS; encoded by the coding sequence ATGCAGCTCGACCGCACCTTTTCGGCTTTGTCTGATCCAACCCGCCGCGCCATTCTGGCCCGCTTGGCCGAAGGCGAGGCGACGGTGACCCAACTGATGGCGCTGTCTGAGATCAGCCAACCGGCCGTGTCGCGCCATCTTAAAGTGTTGCAAGAGGCGGGGCTGATCGGCACGCGGGTGGCCGGCCAATCGCGCCCACGCGTGTTGAAGGCCGAGGCGCTGACCCCGGCCCGCGATTGGCTGGAAGAAACCCGCGCCGCATTCGAACAAAACTATGCCCGGCTGGATGGGCTTCTGGCGGAGTTGCAGGGCAAAGGAGAGGCCTCATGA
- a CDS encoding SRPBCC family protein, producing the protein MTVYTAQIREISATEIEVSRRFAAPRDLVFRAFTEPELMQRWLLGPPGWTMPLCEMDLRVGGAYRWEWRSETEDARFGFHGTFLEVVAPERLVETQYYDPGSLGGEMGFCTCTLVFAEVADETVVTTRIAYETPEAMQTALATGMTEGMEMSYQQLDLVLRAGPT; encoded by the coding sequence ATGACGGTTTACACGGCCCAAATCCGGGAGATCAGCGCCACGGAGATCGAGGTGTCCCGCCGCTTCGCCGCCCCGCGCGATCTGGTCTTTCGCGCCTTCACCGAACCAGAGTTGATGCAGCGCTGGTTGCTTGGCCCGCCGGGCTGGACCATGCCGCTTTGCGAGATGGACCTGCGGGTGGGCGGGGCCTATCGGTGGGAATGGCGGAGCGAGACGGAAGACGCGCGGTTCGGCTTTCACGGCACATTTCTAGAAGTGGTGGCGCCCGAACGCCTGGTCGAAACGCAGTATTACGACCCGGGCAGCCTTGGCGGAGAGATGGGGTTTTGCACCTGCACGCTGGTCTTTGCCGAAGTCGCGGATGAAACCGTGGTTACCACCCGGATCGCATACGAAACGCCCGAGGCGATGCAGACCGCACTGGCGACCGGCATGACCGAGGGTATGGAAATGAGCTATCAGCAGCTCGATCTGGTGTTGCGGGCGGGTCCGACCTAG
- the mmsB gene encoding 3-hydroxyisobutyrate dehydrogenase, which yields MNIGFIGLGNMGAPMAANLAAAGHTVTGFDLVADCPDGVTPADSAVEAAAGRDVVITMLPNGAILRRVADEILPAMAPGAVLVDCSTVEVDAARDVGAAAEAAGLGFVDAPVSGGVGGAAAGTLTFMVGGSDDAFATATPLFEIMGQKAVHCGGAGNGQAAKICNNMILGVTMIATCEAFALADKLGLDRQAMFDVVSTSSGYSWTMNAYCPAPGVGPQSPADNDYQPGFAAELMLKDLRLSQQAADAADADTPMGQAATSLYETFVETEGGEGKDFSAMLPRFEARGRG from the coding sequence ATGAATATCGGCTTTATCGGCTTGGGCAATATGGGTGCGCCCATGGCGGCCAATCTGGCGGCGGCGGGCCATACGGTAACCGGTTTTGACCTTGTGGCCGATTGCCCCGACGGCGTAACCCCTGCCGACAGCGCGGTGGAGGCGGCGGCGGGCCGGGACGTGGTCATCACGATGCTGCCCAATGGTGCGATCCTGCGCCGGGTGGCCGATGAGATTCTGCCCGCCATGGCGCCCGGCGCAGTTTTGGTCGATTGCTCAACCGTTGAGGTCGACGCGGCCCGTGATGTCGGCGCGGCGGCGGAGGCGGCCGGGCTTGGCTTCGTCGATGCGCCTGTCTCCGGCGGGGTTGGCGGGGCCGCAGCGGGCACCCTGACCTTCATGGTCGGCGGCAGCGATGACGCCTTTGCCACCGCCACCCCGCTTTTTGAGATCATGGGGCAGAAAGCCGTGCATTGCGGCGGCGCGGGCAATGGTCAGGCCGCGAAGATCTGCAACAACATGATCCTGGGCGTGACGATGATCGCCACCTGCGAGGCCTTCGCGCTGGCCGACAAACTAGGGCTCGACCGGCAGGCGATGTTCGATGTGGTCTCCACCTCCTCGGGCTATAGCTGGACGATGAATGCCTATTGCCCCGCGCCGGGCGTCGGGCCGCAAAGCCCTGCCGATAATGACTACCAGCCCGGCTTCGCGGCCGAGTTGATGCTGAAAGACCTGCGGCTCAGCCAACAGGCCGCCGATGCGGCGGATGCCGATACGCCGATGGGTCAGGCAGCGACATCGCTTTATGAGACCTTTGTGGAAACCGAAGGTGGCGAGGGCAAAGATTTCTCCGCCATGCTGCCCCGGTTTGAGGCGCGTGGGCGCGGCTAG